A region of the Andreesenia angusta genome:
CCTCGTCATCTTCCAAGTAAACTGAAACCCATAGGTCTTCCACAGGAATTCCCATCTTCTCAGTCATAAATTCCCATGCCCACGCTATGGCTTCCTTCTTAAAGTAATCTCCAAAAGAGAAGCTCCCTAGCATTTCAAAGAAAGTGGCGTGTCTGGCTGTCTTTCCTACATTTTCAATGTCCCCAGTCCTCACACATTTCTGAGAAGTGGCCATTCTCTTCGATGGCGGCTCCTCTGTCCCCAAGAAATAAGGCTTGAGCGGTGCCATTCCAGCATTTATAAGCAGCAAGCTCTTGTCGTTCTTCGGAACTAGCGGGTAGCTCTTTTGAACGAAGTGCTCCTTCTCTCTGAAAAATTCCAGAAATCTTGATCTAATTTCATGTAGTCCTATGTTTTCCACAAACTCATCTCCTCTATTTATATAGTAAACGTAAAAAAACTCGCCCCAACGGTGGACGAGTTTTAAAAACTCCTGATTCAAGGCAACCTTAGACATAGAATATTATACTCTAAATCCACTCCATTATCAAGAATAAGCCTTTAGTCTAGCGGAATTATATCTTCGTCTTTCATCTTGGAAATCTTCTCTGACATAAACCTGTAGAGCACTCTGAAGGTAGCTATAGTAGGAACTGCCAAGAGCATTCCCACCAGTCCGAAGTAGCCACCTCCTATGAGTACTCCCACCATTACAACTGTCGGGTGAAGCCCTACGCTCTTTCCAACTATCTTAGGCGTTACAAAATTGCTTTCCACTTGCTGTATAATCGTTATTGCAGCTATCACCCATATGACTTTCGTAGGGTCCTCCAGCACCGCAAATATCAGGGCCGGAATAAGCCCTATTATAGGGCCTAGATAAGGTATTATGTTGAATATCCCCGCAAACATGCCTATTATTATGGCGAAGTCCACCCCTATAAAGAGCAGCGCCAACGCTGTGGCCACACCTATGAAGAGACAGACTATAAGCTGCCCTCTTATATACTGTCCAAGCACCTCGTCTATATCTCTTCCAAGCCCCATTATATCTCTTCTATATCTTTTAGGAAGAGACTTTACTATGGCAGCCTTGTACTTGGCCTTGTCCTTCAGGAAATAGAAGGAGAAAACAGGTATAAGCACCAGGTTTATGGCTCTCGAAACAAATCTCACAGAAGAGTTTATGACTTTGACTATAGAGCTCCCCAGCACGTCCTTCAAGTTGTCGAATCCGCTGGCTATGCTTTCCTCTATGCTGGCTATGTCTATCGGCATATTCTCTATCTGCGGTCCAAGCTTCTCGTATAGGCCTACAGAGAGATCGTATATTTCATTTATATACCTCGGGAGATTGCGCGCCAAACTGCTGATCTCGTCCCCTATCCTAGGGCCTATAGTCTTAAACAGAATGAAGAACATCAGTATTATTCCCAAGTATATTATAAGTATCCCTAGCCCTCTTCCTATCTTCTTCTTCTCGAGCATGTTCACAAGCGGATTCAGAAAATAGGACAGCACTATCGCCACGGCTATGGTGAAAAGCAGCGTATTTATAAAGCCTCCGGCTGCAAGTACCCTGTAGAGGAAAATCGCTATCACAA
Encoded here:
- a CDS encoding AI-2E family transporter — protein: METFLNMLDYMKSIFITLLLALGVYYAIVAGNFFLGDRRKLKIKKRTAVKVFLSFVIAIFLYRVLAAGGFINTLLFTIAVAIVLSYFLNPLVNMLEKKKIGRGLGILIIYLGIILMFFILFKTIGPRIGDEISSLARNLPRYINEIYDLSVGLYEKLGPQIENMPIDIASIEESIASGFDNLKDVLGSSIVKVINSSVRFVSRAINLVLIPVFSFYFLKDKAKYKAAIVKSLPKRYRRDIMGLGRDIDEVLGQYIRGQLIVCLFIGVATALALLFIGVDFAIIIGMFAGIFNIIPYLGPIIGLIPALIFAVLEDPTKVIWVIAAITIIQQVESNFVTPKIVGKSVGLHPTVVMVGVLIGGGYFGLVGMLLAVPTIATFRVLYRFMSEKISKMKDEDIIPLD